One genomic region from Evansella sp. LMS18 encodes:
- a CDS encoding AarF/ABC1/UbiB kinase family protein codes for MKEEGDPIFEKRVRHLKRFREIAIAFSRYGFGFLVKEMGLDHLLSLPARVFKHDDKQKIHRKTRGERIRLFLEELGPAFVKVGQIASTRPDLLPDDILDELQKLQDTVPPFPFEDARNIIEAELGGRLEDFFMEFDEAPLGSASIGQVHYAVLNSGEQVAVKVQRPNIENRIKTDLEILKQASVLAELRLDWAAQYEISEIVEEISKAVLTEMDYVTEGQNADKISAQFEKDRKIHIPEVFWDYTTKRVLTMEFIEGTKVNNLEELVTKGYDKKVLAERITNAVFHQVLIEGFFHGDPHPGNIFILPGETVVFMDFGMTGRLTPEMKANFAVLIIALMRQNTEGVIKAITKMGLVPDDVDMQVLTADVEDLREKYYDVPLSKVSLGDAVNDLFSVARKHHIKLPPDLTLLGKTLLTLEGVAEKLDPDISIVKIAEPFGRQLLKERYHPFTLAKRILSQWSDYGEVLIDIPKNIQQITAVMKKGKVPVEITMPDLEMFLNKLNRISNRLSISIVILAFSIIMAGLVVGTAIGGQSSVLWNIPAVEIGFGIAMLMFFWLLYSIFKSGKL; via the coding sequence ATGAAAGAGGAGGGAGATCCTATTTTTGAAAAAAGAGTTCGCCATCTTAAAAGGTTCAGGGAGATAGCTATTGCCTTTTCCAGGTATGGCTTCGGTTTTCTTGTGAAGGAAATGGGCCTCGATCATCTTCTGTCTTTGCCCGCTAGAGTGTTTAAGCATGATGATAAGCAGAAAATACACAGGAAAACCCGGGGAGAACGTATCCGGTTATTTTTAGAAGAGCTAGGGCCGGCCTTCGTGAAAGTAGGACAAATTGCAAGCACCAGGCCAGATCTCCTGCCGGATGATATCCTTGATGAACTTCAGAAACTCCAGGATACGGTTCCGCCGTTTCCATTTGAAGACGCAAGAAACATTATTGAAGCGGAGCTGGGCGGCAGACTGGAAGACTTCTTCATGGAATTTGATGAAGCCCCGCTTGGATCTGCCTCCATCGGCCAGGTCCATTACGCTGTTTTAAACTCAGGTGAACAGGTTGCTGTAAAAGTACAGCGCCCTAATATAGAAAACAGAATTAAAACGGATCTGGAGATTCTGAAACAGGCATCCGTTCTCGCTGAACTAAGGCTGGACTGGGCTGCGCAGTATGAAATCAGTGAAATCGTGGAAGAGATTTCCAAAGCGGTTTTAACGGAAATGGATTATGTGACGGAAGGGCAAAATGCCGATAAGATCTCCGCACAGTTTGAAAAGGACAGGAAGATACACATCCCTGAAGTCTTCTGGGATTATACGACGAAAAGAGTTTTAACGATGGAGTTCATCGAAGGGACTAAGGTGAATAACCTGGAAGAACTTGTTACAAAAGGCTATGACAAAAAAGTACTTGCTGAACGGATTACGAACGCGGTTTTCCACCAGGTTTTAATAGAAGGTTTTTTTCACGGAGACCCTCACCCAGGCAATATTTTCATTCTCCCTGGTGAGACGGTAGTGTTCATGGATTTTGGGATGACGGGACGGCTGACGCCTGAGATGAAAGCGAATTTTGCCGTGTTAATTATCGCGCTCATGCGCCAGAATACTGAAGGAGTCATAAAAGCTATCACGAAAATGGGCCTCGTGCCGGACGATGTGGACATGCAAGTGCTTACTGCGGATGTGGAGGATCTTCGGGAAAAATACTATGATGTCCCTCTAAGCAAAGTGAGTTTAGGTGATGCGGTAAATGACCTGTTTTCTGTAGCTAGAAAGCATCACATCAAGCTTCCTCCTGATTTGACTCTGCTCGGGAAAACCTTGCTCACCCTTGAAGGAGTTGCGGAGAAACTGGATCCGGATATCAGTATCGTGAAGATTGCAGAACCATTCGGGCGGCAGCTGTTAAAAGAACGTTACCATCCTTTTACGTTGGCAAAAAGAATTTTAAGCCAGTGGAGCGATTATGGAGAGGTACTCATCGATATCCCAAAGAACATTCAGCAAATAACAGCCGTGATGAAAAAAGGGAAGGTACCGGTTGAAATAACCATGCCTGATCTTGAAATGTTTTTGAATAAACTGAACCGGATCAGCAACCGGCTGTCCATTAGTATTGTTATACTCGCTTTCAGTATTATTATGGCCGGTCTGGTCGTCGGGACGGCAATAGGAGGGCAGTCATCGGTGCTATGGAATATACCCGCAGTAGAAATTGGCTTCGGGATAGCGATGCTCATGTTTTTCTGGCTGCTGTATTCCATATTCAAGTCAGGGAAATTATAA
- a CDS encoding putative hydro-lyase → MKAKELRDLIRSEEFVKSTSGFCEGIVQGNVVIVPEKYAFDFFLYTFRNSKACPVIDVMEAGQTESRLAKGSDIRTDIPKYFIYENGEWKEEASSVKELWQDDFVTFLLGCSFTFESALLNADIPLRHVKAGKNVAMYKTNIATESAGPFSGPLVVSMRPIKEELVEKAAQVTGDFTQMHGGPVHVGDPAEIGIKDIEKPDYGDFAGIGEGEVPVFWACGVTPQAAALAAKLPIMITHAPGHMFVTDIKNEEL, encoded by the coding sequence ATGAAGGCTAAGGAACTTAGAGATTTAATCAGAAGTGAGGAATTCGTGAAAAGTACTTCAGGTTTCTGCGAAGGAATCGTCCAGGGAAATGTAGTAATCGTCCCGGAGAAATACGCGTTTGACTTTTTTCTTTATACTTTCAGAAATTCAAAAGCATGTCCGGTTATTGATGTAATGGAAGCTGGGCAAACGGAATCAAGGCTGGCCAAAGGATCCGATATACGTACGGATATTCCAAAATACTTCATATACGAAAATGGAGAATGGAAGGAGGAAGCCTCGTCTGTTAAAGAGCTGTGGCAGGACGATTTTGTCACGTTCCTTCTCGGATGCAGCTTTACCTTTGAAAGTGCGCTCCTAAATGCGGATATTCCACTCCGCCATGTGAAAGCAGGAAAAAATGTGGCCATGTATAAAACAAATATCGCTACAGAATCAGCTGGACCTTTTTCAGGGCCGTTAGTTGTATCCATGAGGCCAATCAAAGAAGAACTAGTGGAAAAAGCAGCTCAGGTTACAGGTGATTTCACCCAGATGCATGGAGGCCCTGTCCATGTTGGTGATCCCGCCGAAATCGGCATCAAAGATATTGAGAAGCCTGATTACGGAGATTTTGCTGGTATTGGGGAAGGGGAAGTCCCTGTGTTCTGGGCATGCGGGGTAACACCTCAGGCTGCTGCCCTGGCAGCAAAGCTGCCAATCATGATTACACACGCCCCTGGGCATATGTTTGTTACAGATATCAAAAACGAAGAGCTCTGA
- a CDS encoding putative holin-like toxin — MVTAAEALTLMISFGLLIVAVLSFHEKR; from the coding sequence ATGGTGACAGCCGCGGAAGCATTAACTTTAATGATTTCTTTCGGTTTATTAATCGTCGCTGTATTGTCTTTTCACGAAAAAAGATAA
- a CDS encoding hemolysin family protein, which produces MEEIPQSLILLLVVLLFLSAFFSSAETAFSSANRIRLKSMMEEGNKGAGKALYITDRFDQVLSTILIGNNIVNIAAATISGAVATQLFGPNLGVFISTFVLTVLVLIFGEIIPKSLAKEYAETFTSKISGIMLLLMKIIAPVNWVFLQIKRGVTKLIKKNETSPSVTEEELKMMVELSEEEGVIDETEKELVHRSFDFNDIIVEEVFKPRTNMVALNIEDDPDLIKETFFRERFSRIPIFEGNIDNIIGILSERDFLTAYIKNEVDLRALLRDPIFVVESMKINTLLPQLQKEKTHMAIVIDEYGGTSGLITLEDILEELVGEIYDEHDDDIKLFKQVDTSTYLFHADYPLDDFVRFTGVELPDTIHHTIGGWLSEEFQRVPKNGEKFSYEHIQLTIHEADERRVHFVMVHTGS; this is translated from the coding sequence TTGGAAGAAATACCACAGTCATTGATACTGTTATTAGTCGTACTACTGTTTTTATCCGCATTTTTTTCCTCCGCTGAAACAGCTTTTTCCAGTGCGAACCGGATCAGGCTGAAATCAATGATGGAGGAAGGGAATAAAGGCGCAGGCAAAGCGCTTTATATAACCGACCGGTTTGACCAGGTGTTGTCCACTATTCTGATTGGAAACAACATCGTTAATATAGCGGCAGCTACTATTTCCGGAGCTGTTGCAACCCAGCTGTTCGGACCTAATCTTGGTGTTTTTATAAGTACCTTTGTATTAACCGTTCTCGTGCTTATTTTCGGGGAAATCATCCCAAAATCCCTTGCGAAAGAGTATGCGGAAACCTTCACTTCCAAAATATCCGGTATCATGCTTTTATTAATGAAAATTATCGCGCCTGTAAACTGGGTTTTCCTGCAGATTAAACGAGGGGTTACGAAGCTCATTAAGAAAAATGAGACAAGTCCGTCTGTCACAGAAGAAGAACTGAAGATGATGGTGGAATTAAGTGAAGAGGAAGGCGTCATCGATGAAACGGAAAAAGAGCTCGTCCACCGTTCCTTTGATTTCAATGATATTATCGTGGAGGAAGTTTTTAAGCCCCGGACAAATATGGTCGCACTGAACATCGAGGACGACCCTGATCTGATTAAGGAAACGTTTTTCCGGGAACGATTCTCGAGGATTCCAATCTTCGAAGGAAATATCGATAATATTATCGGCATCTTATCGGAACGTGATTTTTTAACCGCTTATATAAAAAATGAAGTGGATTTACGGGCTTTGCTGAGGGACCCTATTTTTGTCGTTGAATCCATGAAAATCAATACATTGCTGCCGCAGCTACAGAAAGAGAAAACCCATATGGCTATCGTCATTGATGAGTATGGCGGGACAAGCGGGTTAATCACGCTTGAAGATATCCTGGAAGAACTTGTTGGGGAAATTTATGATGAACACGACGATGATATTAAATTATTTAAACAGGTGGATACTTCCACTTATTTATTTCATGCTGATTATCCCCTGGATGATTTCGTTCGTTTTACCGGGGTGGAACTTCCGGATACCATTCACCATACGATTGGCGGCTGGCTGTCCGAAGAATTTCAGCGTGTACCGAAAAACGGGGAAAAGTTCAGCTATGAGCATATACAATTAACGATTCACGAAGCGGATGAACGAAGGGTGCATTTTGTGATGGTGCATACGGGCAGCTGA
- a CDS encoding YrhK family protein, producing the protein MPRMRNETDKLMIRVGSNRIVFKKQCKLSRTVNDLLVGILFVGGSLFNLSYFGITLGTLLYLAGSVILVSRSVANVLENISVVHEVKDTEHQEWYH; encoded by the coding sequence ATGCCTCGGATGAGAAATGAAACAGATAAGCTGATGATTAGGGTGGGGAGTAACCGCATTGTATTTAAAAAGCAATGTAAATTATCAAGGACGGTCAATGATTTGCTGGTAGGGATTTTATTTGTTGGCGGGAGTCTATTCAACCTCTCCTATTTCGGCATAACGCTTGGTACTCTTCTCTATTTAGCCGGAAGCGTGATCCTAGTTTCCCGTTCTGTTGCCAATGTTTTAGAGAACATTTCGGTAGTCCACGAGGTAAAGGATACGGAACATCAAGAGTGGTATCATTAA
- a CDS encoding MFS transporter — protein sequence MFSLSEGSLFRNRTFLLVWVAGLCAMLGFSMFFLSISWFIVDVLQQPAVLGIVLMSMSVPRVIMMIYGGILADKIRKSLIMFVTNLLQAGIMVALIIMFLNGSLDVTSLIIIAFIFGFLDAFFFPAVSSMIPVIVEDAQLQRANSLFQGSTELMFIMGPLIAGVLLTVGDFTLTFSASAILILLSAILVFPPLLKDPKPDRSGEKQSSMKDLKEGLSYVMKSDVHKTGTLAIVVMNLFMIGPILISFPIIVEALGGRPFELSLLEGGLALGTFTASIFIVIWNTRKRRGNVVFTALLVSFLLFIIFSRMEAFGLLILLAAMTGFVAMFVYLLTVTMVQEKTDKNKLGRVMSIITLAASGFEPVAFGLISILVAADLPIQTVLTFSGVTGLLLSVWLVWKSRTFRSLD from the coding sequence ATGTTTAGTTTATCTGAAGGTTCTTTGTTTAGAAATCGAACTTTTCTCCTCGTCTGGGTCGCAGGGTTATGCGCGATGCTCGGCTTTTCCATGTTCTTTTTATCAATATCATGGTTTATTGTGGATGTGCTTCAGCAACCGGCAGTGCTGGGGATCGTCCTCATGTCCATGTCAGTTCCCCGTGTAATCATGATGATTTATGGAGGCATCCTCGCAGACAAAATCCGCAAATCTTTGATTATGTTTGTTACCAACCTCCTGCAGGCGGGTATCATGGTTGCACTGATTATCATGTTTCTCAATGGGTCTCTGGATGTAACTTCCCTGATTATCATCGCATTTATATTCGGCTTTCTCGACGCTTTCTTTTTTCCAGCCGTCTCCTCGATGATCCCGGTAATTGTGGAGGATGCGCAGCTGCAGCGGGCCAACTCCTTATTTCAGGGTTCCACGGAGCTCATGTTTATCATGGGGCCGCTTATAGCAGGGGTGCTGCTGACGGTAGGAGACTTTACACTTACTTTTTCCGCATCGGCAATTCTTATATTGTTGTCGGCGATTTTGGTGTTTCCTCCGCTTCTCAAAGATCCAAAACCGGACAGGAGCGGGGAAAAACAAAGTTCTATGAAGGACCTGAAAGAGGGCCTTTCTTATGTAATGAAATCAGATGTCCATAAAACAGGAACTCTGGCTATAGTCGTTATGAATCTGTTTATGATTGGGCCAATTCTGATCAGTTTTCCGATTATTGTTGAGGCATTAGGGGGGCGTCCCTTTGAATTGAGTCTCCTTGAAGGGGGCCTGGCCCTCGGCACGTTTACCGCGAGTATATTTATCGTTATCTGGAATACTCGAAAACGGCGGGGAAATGTGGTTTTTACAGCACTCCTCGTCAGTTTCCTGTTATTTATCATTTTCAGCAGAATGGAAGCGTTCGGGCTGCTCATTTTGCTGGCAGCGATGACCGGGTTCGTTGCTATGTTTGTGTATTTGCTGACGGTGACGATGGTCCAGGAAAAAACAGATAAAAATAAACTTGGCAGGGTGATGAGCATCATTACTTTGGCTGCTAGCGGTTTTGAGCCTGTGGCATTTGGCCTGATTTCGATTCTTGTCGCTGCGGACCTGCCGATTCAGACAGTGCTGACTTTTTCAGGTGTGACTGGATTGCTTCTAAGCGTCTGGCTTGTATGGAAGAGCCGGACGTTCAGGAGCCTGGATTAA
- a CDS encoding methionine aminopeptidase: MWLLDILFGWNEKERQRNYEENIVKMEEKGNCPDCFGYGYNMFANDYFYVASHGECQGCGGIGTFEAWSSRE, translated from the coding sequence ATGTGGCTTTTGGATATACTGTTTGGCTGGAACGAAAAAGAACGGCAGAGAAATTATGAAGAGAATATTGTAAAAATGGAGGAGAAGGGGAACTGTCCTGATTGTTTCGGCTATGGCTACAATATGTTTGCGAATGATTATTTCTATGTAGCTTCCCATGGCGAGTGCCAGGGGTGCGGCGGAATCGGCACGTTCGAAGCCTGGAGCAGCAGAGAGTGA
- a CDS encoding SDR family oxidoreductase, translated as MRLEGKVAVVTGAASGMGKAIAELYAKEGAKVVLADLNVDGVEKLAEEITENGGTATAVKVNVAELQDVENMIDTAVKEYGTLDILVNNAGIMDGFEPVGDISDEKWELIFDVNTKGVMRAMRKAIPIFLEKENGVIINVASTGGFSGAHAGAAYGASKHAVIGLTKNTGFMYAKKGIRCNAIAPGAVETNIGSSMSNINQFGMERAGMTHGLSPRSGKPEEIAQAALFLASEESSFVNGTVVTVDGGWTSAF; from the coding sequence ATGAGATTAGAAGGAAAAGTAGCGGTCGTGACAGGTGCAGCTTCCGGAATGGGGAAAGCAATTGCCGAGCTTTATGCCAAAGAGGGTGCCAAAGTTGTTTTAGCAGATTTAAATGTTGACGGTGTTGAAAAACTCGCTGAAGAAATTACTGAGAATGGCGGTACGGCTACAGCTGTAAAAGTAAACGTGGCAGAACTTCAAGACGTAGAGAATATGATTGACACTGCGGTGAAAGAGTACGGTACCTTAGACATCCTTGTTAACAACGCTGGGATCATGGACGGATTTGAACCCGTGGGAGATATTTCTGACGAAAAATGGGAGCTCATTTTTGATGTCAACACAAAAGGCGTCATGAGAGCGATGAGAAAAGCAATTCCAATTTTTCTCGAAAAAGAAAATGGGGTTATCATTAATGTAGCTTCAACCGGCGGGTTCAGCGGTGCTCATGCAGGTGCAGCTTATGGAGCATCCAAGCATGCCGTTATTGGCCTGACTAAAAATACAGGATTTATGTACGCTAAAAAAGGCATACGATGCAACGCTATCGCCCCAGGAGCGGTTGAAACAAATATCGGTTCCAGCATGTCCAACATAAACCAGTTTGGCATGGAGCGTGCCGGTATGACTCACGGTTTATCCCCACGATCCGGAAAGCCGGAAGAAATTGCCCAGGCAGCACTTTTCCTGGCCTCCGAGGAATCCAGTTTTGTTAATGGAACTGTCGTTACAGTAGACGGCGGCTGGACGTCAGCATTCTAA
- a CDS encoding GTP pyrophosphokinase family protein, with translation MMTYKFALDELNTKIDILKQEFHYVHDYNPIEHVSSRIKTPESILKKVQKKGCELNLKSIKENIQDIAGVRITCSFISDIYELSNMLSKQQDIKVLEAKDYISNPKPNGYRSLHLILEVPVFMSDREEHVCVEVQIRTIAMDFWASLEHKIYYKYNSTVPKRLVTELTEAAESAAQLDKKMERIHKEMNELKEAVEETEIEGHELRLNNERFYLPEEFLTLRDKLSEK, from the coding sequence ATGATGACATATAAGTTCGCGCTTGATGAGCTGAATACGAAAATAGATATTTTAAAACAGGAATTCCATTACGTACATGACTATAACCCTATTGAACATGTGAGTTCGAGGATTAAAACACCGGAAAGCATTCTGAAAAAAGTTCAGAAAAAAGGGTGCGAATTAAACTTAAAATCCATAAAGGAAAACATCCAGGATATAGCAGGCGTTCGGATTACATGTTCCTTTATTTCAGATATATATGAGCTTAGTAACATGCTGTCAAAGCAGCAAGACATTAAAGTGCTGGAGGCGAAAGATTATATAAGCAACCCAAAGCCCAACGGTTACCGAAGCCTTCACTTGATTCTTGAAGTTCCGGTCTTTATGTCTGACAGAGAAGAGCATGTGTGCGTGGAAGTGCAGATCCGCACTATCGCTATGGATTTCTGGGCAAGCCTGGAACATAAGATATACTATAAATACAATAGCACCGTTCCGAAAAGATTAGTCACAGAACTGACTGAGGCAGCCGAATCAGCCGCTCAGCTCGATAAGAAGATGGAGCGGATTCATAAAGAAATGAATGAACTAAAGGAAGCTGTCGAAGAAACAGAAATAGAAGGACATGAACTGCGGCTGAACAATGAACGCTTCTATTTACCGGAGGAGTTCTTAACCTTACGTGACAAATTGTCGGAGAAATAG
- a CDS encoding DUF5392 family protein — translation MNFFNQENYPVYIRKELENMQASIKPLLKKALIYGFISIPLFGIAVFNLYYIIFDASVTDNITVLLILFSVIGALGLALFKESRLKNKEAQESSLRYITDRMVKSEVIHDDLKEGYLRKLKAEPYNQFNLFSEFLAQEERIRRVSEKQQDDNSTSE, via the coding sequence ATGAATTTCTTCAACCAGGAAAACTATCCTGTTTATATACGAAAAGAACTGGAAAATATGCAGGCTTCCATTAAGCCTCTGCTAAAGAAAGCGCTCATTTATGGATTTATCTCTATCCCTCTGTTTGGGATAGCGGTCTTCAATTTGTATTATATAATATTTGACGCTTCAGTAACTGACAATATTACTGTTCTCTTAATCTTATTTTCTGTCATCGGAGCTCTCGGCCTTGCCCTTTTTAAAGAATCACGGCTGAAAAATAAAGAAGCACAGGAAAGCAGCCTTAGATATATCACGGATAGAATGGTTAAAAGTGAAGTTATCCACGATGATCTGAAAGAAGGTTACCTGCGAAAATTAAAAGCCGAGCCTTATAACCAATTCAATTTGTTCAGCGAATTTCTGGCTCAGGAAGAAAGAATACGAAGAGTAAGTGAAAAACAGCAGGATGATAACAGCACTTCTGAGTAA
- a CDS encoding 2OG-Fe(II) oxygenase, whose protein sequence is METQDLIIKEQSIFSHTGNKIITNDREINIIARFEEPKIVVLDNVLSDEECNELIRQSADRLTRSKIVDTSDNHELRTSSSMFFEEAENEVIARIERRVSQIMCIPEEHGEGLQILNYKPGQEYKAHHDYFSSSARPVKNPRISTLVMYLNDVEEGGETTFPKLNLSVSPKKGSAVYFEYFYNDSDLNELTLHAGTPVIKGEKWAATQWMRRQRVQG, encoded by the coding sequence ATGGAAACACAAGATTTGATCATTAAGGAACAAAGTATTTTCAGCCATACAGGCAATAAAATAATTACTAATGACAGAGAGATAAATATAATAGCCAGATTTGAAGAGCCAAAGATCGTTGTTTTAGATAACGTATTAAGTGATGAAGAATGCAATGAGCTGATCAGGCAGTCAGCTGACAGACTCACTCGATCAAAAATTGTTGATACAAGCGACAACCATGAGCTTAGAACGAGCAGCAGCATGTTTTTTGAGGAAGCGGAAAATGAAGTGATCGCCAGAATTGAAAGGCGCGTCTCTCAAATAATGTGTATACCAGAGGAACATGGAGAAGGCCTGCAAATCCTTAATTACAAGCCTGGGCAGGAGTATAAAGCACACCATGATTATTTCTCTTCTTCGGCAAGGCCAGTGAAAAACCCTCGTATCAGCACCCTTGTCATGTACTTGAACGATGTGGAAGAAGGCGGGGAAACAACTTTTCCGAAACTGAATTTATCCGTATCCCCGAAGAAGGGATCGGCAGTGTATTTTGAGTACTTTTATAATGACTCTGACCTCAATGAGCTTACTTTACATGCCGGCACCCCCGTGATTAAAGGGGAAAAATGGGCGGCAACACAGTGGATGCGCAGGCAGCGCGTTCAAGGATAA
- a CDS encoding DMT family transporter — protein sequence MSDLQKGHLLNFLSVLALAVGPLLSKFGLLQISSGYAALINAATIVAASFLYSLIKKNKVRLILEKNVILLAVFNSLGVIFLFLSMELLSPVEIGFLGRFYTVFAVILAVIFLKERLARVEVIFICSAVAGVFLFVEPGGDYKANLLGSLFALLYTFFFALTNIYIKKTMSADKNSNSLLFTNNIFSIGIISVYVVAGGGTAGGTFSLEGAGFIILSSLLGGFLGTLLLYEALKYLRFSIANVTRAFSPLLLAVISYPFFPIEITLKNTAGAILIVGSILFLALGDKKKS from the coding sequence ATGAGTGATTTACAGAAAGGCCATCTATTAAATTTCCTGTCAGTACTGGCGCTTGCAGTTGGTCCGTTGCTGTCTAAGTTTGGACTGCTGCAAATCTCTTCAGGCTATGCAGCTTTAATAAATGCAGCGACAATAGTAGCAGCAAGCTTTCTCTATAGTCTTATTAAGAAAAATAAGGTCAGGCTTATATTAGAAAAAAACGTGATTCTTCTCGCTGTCTTCAATTCACTTGGCGTTATTTTTCTCTTCTTGAGCATGGAATTGCTCTCTCCAGTGGAAATAGGCTTCCTCGGAAGGTTCTATACTGTTTTCGCTGTGATCCTGGCTGTGATTTTTCTGAAAGAAAGGCTTGCCAGGGTGGAAGTTATCTTTATTTGTTCAGCTGTTGCCGGAGTTTTCCTGTTCGTGGAACCTGGAGGAGATTATAAAGCAAATCTTCTTGGCAGTTTATTCGCTCTTTTGTATACGTTCTTCTTTGCGTTAACAAACATCTATATTAAAAAAACAATGTCGGCGGATAAAAACTCCAACTCACTGCTGTTTACTAATAATATTTTTTCCATAGGAATCATTTCTGTCTATGTGGTCGCTGGAGGGGGAACAGCAGGCGGGACTTTTAGTTTAGAAGGAGCAGGATTTATCATTTTATCTTCTCTTTTAGGGGGATTTCTCGGAACGCTCCTCTTATATGAAGCACTTAAATATTTGCGTTTTTCTATTGCGAATGTGACGAGAGCGTTCAGTCCGCTCCTTCTTGCCGTTATTTCGTACCCTTTTTTTCCAATAGAAATTACATTAAAAAATACGGCTGGCGCGATTCTTATCGTTGGGTCCATCCTTTTCCTTGCTTTGGGCGATAAAAAGAAGTCTTAG